The following are encoded together in the Tripterygium wilfordii isolate XIE 37 chromosome 3, ASM1340144v1, whole genome shotgun sequence genome:
- the LOC119994825 gene encoding CBL-interacting serine/threonine-protein kinase 14-like, with protein MENSNSDSAGEGDGTAAAVAEVNLFEKYELGKLLGCGAFAKVYHARNVRTGQSVAIKAVSKNKVMKGGLAAHIKREISIMRLLQHPHIVRLFEVLATKTKIYFVMEFAKGGEIFAKIAKGRFSEDLSRRYFQQLIAAVGYCHSRGVFHRDLKPENLLLDENWDLKVSDFGLSAVKEQIRPDGLLHTLCGTPAYVAPEILAKKGYDGAKVDVWSCGVILFVLNAGYLPFNDPNLMVMYRRIYKGDFRCPKWTSPDLKRLLFRLLDTNPGTRITVDEIIHDPWFKKGYKAIKFQTEDFGSKDHGEDASSKNLNAFDLISFSSGFDLSGLFSELSDSRVSEERFVSAETPERILARVKEVSQGENVKVVMRDWGAKLVGDNGDLVIVVEIHRLTEELMVVEVKKRERNDGVSQEIWNKLRSKLSALVYQPEASVTSN; from the coding sequence ATGGAGAACAGTAATTCGGATTCTGCCGGGGAAGGGGACGGCACGGCGGCAGCCGTGGCGGAAGttaatttgtttgaaaaataCGAGCTGGGGAAGCTACTGGGTTGTGGGGCCTTCGCCAAGGTGTACCACGCTAGGAACGTGCGTACAGGGCAGAGCGTGGCGATCAAGGCCGTGAGCAAGAACAAGGTCATGAAAGGAGGGCTCGCGGCGCACATTAAGCGGGAGATTTCAATCATGCGCCTACTGCAACACCCTCATATCGTGCGCCTTTTCGAAGTCCTCGCCACGAAGACTAAGATCTACTTTGTCATGGAGTtcgctaaaggaggagagatcTTCGCGAAGATCGCGAAAGGCCGGTTCAGCGAAGATCTTAGCCGTCGATATTTCCAGCAGTTGATCGCAGCCGTTGGTTATTGCCATTCCAGAGGAGTCTTCCATCGCGATTTGAAGCCCGAGAATCTGCTCCTGGATGAGAATTGGGACTTGAAGGTCTCCGATTTCGGTCTCAGCGCCGTCAAGGAGCAGATCCGACCCGACGGACTGCTCCACACACTTTGCGGGACTCCTGCTTACGTGGCACCGGAGATTCTCGCGAAGAAAGGATACGACGGTGCGAAGGTGGACGTGTGGTCTTGCGGAGTCATCCTGTTCGTGCTCAATGCAGGTTATCTTCCGTTCAATGACCCGAACCTCATGGTTATGTACCGTAGGATCTACAAAGGCGATTTTCGGTGCCCTAAATGGACGTCTCCTGATCTAAAACGGCTGTTGTTTCGGCTACTGGATACGAATCCCGGGACGAGGATAACTGTTGATGAGATCATCCATGACCCCTGGTTCAAGAAAGGATACAAAGCAATCAAGTTTCAGACCGAGGATTTTGGATCCAAGGACCACGGAGAGGACGCCAGCTCCAAGAATCTAAAcgcatttgatttgatttcgtTCTCGTCCGGATTTGATTTGTCCGGTTTGTTCAGCGAGTTGTCCGATTCTCGAGTATCTGAAGAGCGGTTTGTGTCGGCTGAGACGCCGGAGAGGATTCTAGCGAGGGTGAAGGAAGTGTCGCAAGGGGAGAATGTGAAGGTGGTGATGAGGGACTGGGGAGCAAAGCTTGTGGGAGATAATGGTGATTTGGTTATCGTGGTAGAGATTCACAGGTTAACGGAGGAGCTGATGGTTGTGGAAgttaaaaagagagagaggaacgACGGAGTAAGCCAAGAAATTTGGAACAAGCTGCGATCCAAGCTCAGTGCACTAGTTTATCAACCAGAGGCGTCGGTCACGAGCAATTGA